Proteins encoded together in one Passer domesticus isolate bPasDom1 chromosome 6, bPasDom1.hap1, whole genome shotgun sequence window:
- the EHF gene encoding ETS homologous factor — MILEGAGRMSINSSSNLLHQQPSWTDGYSTCNVSSSFYGTQWHEIHPQYWTKFQVWEWLQHLLDTNQLDANCIPFQEFDINGEHLCSMSLQEFTQAAGTAGQLLYSNLQHLKWNGQCGSDMYQSHNVIVKTEQTDPSLMVSWKEDNYLYDSGYGSTVELLDSKTFCRAQISMMTPSHQSPDSSDAKKSQDHTPKSHTKKHNPRGTHLWEFIRDILLNPEKNPGLIKWEDRSEGVFRFLKSEAVAQLWGKKKNNSSMTYEKLSRAMRYYYKREILERVDGRRLVYKFGKNARGWRENEN, encoded by the exons ATGATTTTGGAAGGAGCTGGCAGGATGAGTATCAATTCCAGCAGCAATCTACTCCACCAGCAGCCTTCCTGGACAGACGGATATTCCACATGCAATG tatCCAGTAGCTTCTATGGAACCCAGTGGCACGAAATACACCCGCAGTACTGGACTAAGTTTCAAGTCTGGGAgtggctgcagcacctcctTGATACCAACCAACTGGATGCCAACTGCATACCTTTCCAGGAGTTTGATATCAATGGGGAACATCTGTGTAGTATGAGCCTGCAGGAATTCACtcaggcagctgggacagcaggacaACTGCTTTACAGCAACCTCCAACACCTAAAATGGAATG GTCAGTGTGGAAGTGACATGTACCAATCTCATAATGTCATTGTGAAGACAGAGCAAACAG ATCCGTCATTAATGGTGTCCTGGAAAGAAGATAATTATCTTTATGACAGTGGCTATGGTAGCACAGTAG AGTTATTGGACAGTAAAACATTCTGTCGTGCTCAGATTTCCATGATGACACCTAGTCACCAATCTCCTG actCTTCAGATGCAAAAAAATCGCAAGATCATACCCCAAAGTCCCACACCAAGAAGCACA ACCCTCGAGGAACTCATCTTTGGGAATTTATTCGAGATATTCTTCTCAATCCTGAGAAAAACCCAGGATTAATTAAGTGGGAAGACCGATCAGAAGGTgtcttcagatttttaaaatctgaagctgttgctcagctgtggggaaagaagaaaaacaacagcagcaTGACTTACGAGAAACTCAGTCGGGCTATGAG aTACTATTACAAAAGAGAAATCCTTGAGCGTGTGGATGGTCGGAGATTAGTATATAAATTTGGAAAGAATGCCCGTGGTtggagagaaaatgaaaattaa